The DNA window CTGAATCACTCTTGTTGCAGCACAGGCCTGGGTGGGGCACAGCAAGgctcagaaaaaataaaaaaaaaggtaaaaaaaagaagcaggacTAAAGGTTGCAGAGTGCTGCTAAATACAAGAACCAGATTTTACTTCAGAGAGCCCAGGACCGGAGAAGGTCACATACGTGCTTGGCTGGGAATAGAAAATCCTAACAGGGGACCAGCACTGGTGTGTCCCCATCACCACCactctacacacacacactgacacTTGGCTAAACAGAAAAGGTCTGGCTAAATAATCAGCCATGTCTGAGAAGGAAGAGGCAGGAACTTGGGTAGTTTACATGGAATCAGCAAAGAGGGAATGCCTGGATGTCTGCTTTTGGCTTGGCTAAGTTAAGGGGGATGTTTGCCCTGAAGGCAGGGCTGAGAAGCAGCTCCCTGTTAAATGGCCAGGGAAGTCTTCgctgaaggaagagggaagagttATGAGGCAGGTTTCACAGCGGGTTAGCTGGAGGTGCTGGGCAGAAGGCGCCTGTGTGTTGAGAGATGAAATCTAGCAGGGTGAAAGCGATGCAGGAGGAGGTTAATCACTGACTCAGCATTTAAAATTTCCCATAACAGCTCAAGACATTCCTTGAGGCCAGTTACCATCTCTGCAGAACCATCTCCATGCAGCTCCAGGCTTTTCTGCCAAAGAACCAGAGGTGACAGTTGTTAGTGCAAACAGGCAGAGACCCTGCCCTGCGCAGGCAGGTTTGGCCGTGACCCCACCACTCTCGTGGTCTAAAACACAAACCCACATGTCAGAGGCCCTGCTAGGACCAGACTCCCAAGTGGACGTATCAAGTCCAGTTCCCACCCTGCTCCTTCACCTTCCCCCAGTAACAAGGGGGAAGCCCTGTGGGAATACCCTTACATAGGGCCTCCTCAGATGGGGCAATACTGCTGGGAAAGGAGCTGCCAGCTTCAGGGAGGGGCAGCAGGAATGCTAGCCCTGGGACCAAGGGAACCTCGTTGGAAAACCTGTCTTAGGAGAGTAAACATGTCCCAGTAACACAAAGGCCTTATGAAATGTGGGATGGGCGgctgtagcagctgtagagacacACACTCCATCCCCCTGGGCCGACAGACTTGTTCAGCCTGTATCCTCCCGTCACTGTTTGCAGGAGCAAGGCTTGGGGAAAGACCTGTAGGCAAAAGGGTATAAGAAAACGTAGCACAGTGGGAGATGGAACTGTTTTGTACCGCAGATGTCCAGCTTGACCTCCTCTCCCTGcaagccagccctgctgcagctcctgggctcttttccatctctttcagCCAGGAATCCTTAGGCAATCAGTAGATCTCCAGCCAAGCTTTTGTGCTGTCTGCATTAGGAAACCGTGTTGAGCAATTGGAAATGAGGAGAAAAGGTCTTTCAAGTAAGCAGCCCCTGTTATCTTATAGCCTTAAAAGAAgatttggatttgttttttaatataaaacccCTGTGAACTCCATGCAGCCTACCTCTCCTTCCAGTTAGGGCTTGACATGCTTGACTGAGACTGACATCTCAGCCTCCAGCTCAAGTCCTCAAGGTCCTACATCCACCAAAGAAATTCCATGAAGTGTCTCAGCCAAAGAATTTGACCTGTAGCCTCTGAGGTAAAGTAGGAAGTGAGACATGGTCTCACACTGGTTCTCTGTGGATGTTACATATCTCATTCTCAGCTTATGTCCAGGCAGGTTCCACCAAACATGGGTCCAAAAAACCCGCTAGCAGCAAACGGGTTGACAAAGGCAGCTGCCATGAAACAGAAGAACGTTTTAGCAAGGAGTTTGTTGTAGTGTTTTTAGAGACTGTCTCTATGCTGTCTGGCTTATGTCTGCAAAGAAAATTCTCCAAGTCTACATATCTCCAGTGTAAAAGTGAGCCACAGCAAACCAGAGGAAGAACTGAGTTTGGTACttctggagaggagagggaaaccTGCTTTCACTGAGCCTTCTGGGAGCTGGGAACTGCACTGAGAGTTCCAGTGCTGTTCCAGAGACCTCACTTTTGGGGTCAGTCCTGATCCACACCAGGCCTTTTGGAGAGGACAGGGAGTGGCAGGAGCAGCTCCCTAAACTGGAGGAGGGATTGGGAGGGTTAGCAACAGCATCCCTGGGAACCCAGAACGCTTGgagcatttaaaaagaattgCTGCTGGTCCCTCTGCTAGAACACAACAGCCGTCACCCAACACACCGTGTGCCTGCACTTGCCTTGCAGCAGAACTCCTGCGTAATCACCTCCCGGGGAGAGCACCACCTCCACACAAGGACTTCGCTTGCTGATATCCTTCTGCCAAGGAAAAATGGACTGGCATCAAAGCAAGACCACCAATTCAGAGAGCTCCATGGCCTTACACAGTTCTCAACAGGGTGAAGGCCAGACAGATTGCTGGAAGAACAGGAATAAATATTGGGTAGCACTCTTGGAGTGCTGCTGCCCATGACAGATATTCCTGGGGCAATTACTACTCCTCATGAGTGACTACTTACCAGCCTGTGCCCAGTGTCTTTGGAATTAACGGAGTACTTATCACTTCATTTAGGATTTTAATGAGTAGGAAGTTTTCCTTGTGAAAGCAGAAGAGCCAGACAAGCCCTGGAATAGAACAGAAGTAGCAGTAGGAGAAAAGTGAACAGATGGTAGCCAGGCTCTTGGGAGTTGGCTGTTACAACACATGCAGGAGAGTGAACAGGACCACATTTTTTCATGGGCTCAAGGAAGAATTTCCCACTGCTTCCAGCACTAAACTTTTGCTGGCTTCCTTATGCCAGCACCAGCAAACACTTGATTGTACATTGAGATGGATAAACCAGTTTGAAAAGTATCTCCACCAGAATTGATAGGTTTCAGATAAATCAACAAACCAACCTATTTACCACAGGGCTGTGCAATTACAGGTACTGAAACAAAGCACAGGCAAGAGGTCATACCTAGCAAAGGTTCTTTCTGTCTGCTCCAAAGTATTCCTAAAATATACTGCACTTCACTCTCAGCTCTGCACCTGCCTCCACTGCTCCAGAGAGGACACCAAACCCACACCCTCTACTAATCACAAGGCCCTAGGGCCACTTTCACCCTACAACCTGTTATCTAATGCCCTCTTTGCAGGGCTTTCTAGGAAACCTGTCAGCCGTTCTAATGTTCCTCCTGATTTAGCACTCTTCCATAATGCAGCTGCCAACTCTTCAGCTCCAGAGCACAGCCATCCCCTGCTAGATCAAGGAAAACCATGTCACACTAACCCGTTTCATCCACAGCAAGCAGGACGTGACACTCATTCCCCAAATCTGAGGCACGGATGGCACAAAACTCTGTCTTGACTGCATCCCAAGCACAGACCTCCTTACAGTCAGACACCTTGAAGGCAGCCAGACCCACGGACAGACTGACAAAGATGTAATTTCCAGACACTGCGAGGCAATTGGCTCTTCCAGTTACCcatgaagaaagggaaaagatgaGTGTACCCAACCACTTCCCTGGTGGAGGATACATCATACTAGCGATATACTCGAGCCTTTCACCAACAGGAAAGGCTGATTTGTTCTACAAGGGAAAAATTTTTGCATCagaagggcaggagaggggctctTCTCTCTGTCACAGAGATTGTTCTGTGTTGGGAATGAGAAAGTTTGCTCCCACCTTTCCCCTTCTGATAAACAGAAGGGGCTTTAAAGGACAAGAACTCAGTAGCACTCAGCCCTCCCTCTGCAAACGCAGAGCTGCGGTGGGATGCTGAGCTCCACTGGGCAATAGCAGAACCCCAGCAGTCACCAGCATATCCTCCTGAATACCTCCACATAACACCACGGAAGGCAGCACTGCCCTTCTGCTCGCAGTGCTCCCATTATGGTGTTCACCATAACACAGAGTTGAGTTTGCCCATTTACGTGCCACTGCCtaattcctcctcctcagcaaaCAAGGGTGGAGCCAGCGTGAGAAGCAGAAGGTGAATTTAGTGCTGTTTAATATCTGCTTCTCACTTTTCAGAGAGGTGTGACAGATGGGTGGGAAGCAGAACCTGTCAGACCAGCTTAGAAGCTGCAGCCTTTTGAAGTGAATCAGTGAGATGGTGGTGGATTCTGAGGAAGGTGATGAACAGAAGGATGCAAAATCAACTGAATGGATATTCCCTAGAAAAACTGCTACGGTGATTAATGGTACCCTCGGCTGTGAGGGGTCTGTACCTGGAATTCAGCTGTAGGAAAGCATGGATGTGGGCTGGACCTTTAGTTTTTGCGCTTCTCAGAGCATCTCCCTTCTTTCAATGATTTCCATAGCATTCTCAAAAACCTGCATCACCAGTTTGTGGATCATCCTGAAGGGCTGAGGCAACGCATCACACATTTGATTGGGATCCTGCAGGACGAAATCTTCCTCGTCGTCCTTTAGCCAGTCCTTTTCAGATGGTGCAGGAATCTCCAGGGAATGCTTCTGGTTATACACGGCCATGGTTCTGCCCTTCCAGATGCAAAACACACCACAGATGCAGGAATCACAGTAGATGCAGAAGAACGAAGAATCGTGCAATATCTACTTTCATGAGGTAatgggggaaacaaaaaaaaaagagatgattaATGATCTCCAAGAGGGAAGGGGGGTTCCTTTCAGTACAGACACCCGGAGCAACCCTGCTCTATGTAGCTCATTTCTACTTGCTGCACCACCTCTGTTACTGAGGGGTTTAGTCCTGCTCTAGGAGTATCAGCCACACGGACACCTGTAGGCTGCCTGCAGAAAAAGGGAGCGTGAAAGCTTTGGCACGAGTTTGTATAAGAATCATGACAAAGCATTCAAAAATACTAGCTTGTTCTTCAGTAAAGGACTTATTCGGCCTGAATAAAACCCCAACAATTAATTTGGAAAGCAGGTGATTTCACTGGAAGTTATAAACTTCATTTACAAGCCACCGGGTGCCTTCCGAGCATCGCCCctcggggccggggccgggcagctCCCGTCAAACCGGGCTCACGGCGGGCCCACCTCCACCGCCGGCACCCCCCACAGCGGCCTCACCTCGGAGCggcagccggggccgggcctgctcccctccagcctccccGAGCAGAACGGCCGCAACCGCTGAGGACAGTTCCCGGGCAGCCGCGGCCGGGGGGAGCCTTTAGCGGGGACACCTGCCCCGTTGTTGACGGTCGCCGTGGCAACGGCTcggcgcggggcggcccggccgggAACGCGCACCGGAGCGGAGGGTtccgccggcggggcggggcccgggcggagcggggcggagCGGCCGCGGCTCCCGCACACctcccgcggccgccgccgctccgccgccgccatggAGGGCTTCGTGGACTTCACCAACCGCAGCCAGGGCCGCGACCAGATCTTCCGGTGAGTGCGGGGCCAGGCGGCCTCCCCGCGCCGCCCTGGGGGCTCGGCCCCCCCGGCAGCCGCCCCTCGGTGCCGGCTCTTCGGGGACCCCCGTGGGCCCAGGGGCGCCGTGGGGTGGAGCCCCCCCACAGCTGGCCCCTCACGCAGCCCCCAGCCGCGTTAGGGCCCGCCGCCTCGGGCAGGAGAGCTGCCCGGGCCCCCCGGGCGGGCATCAGGCCCCGGGCGGGcaccagcccctctcctgccccacgGACCCCTCGCTGCTCACCGCTCGGCCTGTCCTCAGCCGCCCCACCTGCTCCtgtgccccttccccaggctgtAACTCGCCCTGGCACTGCGAGGGTGCCAGAGGGCTGACCTTAAGGAGGGAAATCAACGCTGCCCTGCTGCCGCCCTGCTTGTGAATTGTCCCCGTTTCACCTCTGTACCATTTTCCtcgtgttttttttccattccagaGCCACTCAGTACACATGCATGTTGCTTAGCTATTTAATAAAGCATAAGGCTGATAAAGAGAAGCTGGTAATGAAACTCAAGCAGTTGGAATCTAGCATGAGCTCTGGCCGGAAAAGTAAGTACCGGGTGTCTAGAGGGATAAGTCCTTCTTCACGTGCTCCTTCCAGCAAAACGGCTCCTGGCCTTGTGTTTTCTGTAGTTAACTTACCTTGAGCCACAACAGCGCTTTTAGTATATTCACAAAATTGTCCATAGGCCTTACCGCTAGGCCTTGGCTTGCCACGCTAGACAGGGCCGAGTGGAATTTATTGCTTCCTCAGGCTCCTCTCCAATTAGGCAATATCTGAATTATCACTGGGAGAACTAGAGAAATCAGTTAACAGTCAGCTCTTGCTGCGGAGATCAAGTTGTCATCTCCGTTCAAGGCCAGACCACGGAGCTACGATGCAAGGCTGGCTTAGTGCGCTCTCATTAGTCCTTCCAGCTAATGGGTTGAGGCAGCCTAACGTTAAAGATCATCATCCCAATAAAATCACCTCTGAAGGACCATCCTTCGATATGCCTTTTTATATCCTACTTCACATATTAATTTTCGTTAGCATTTATACTCTACTAAATCCCATACCCTTCCATGCTTTTCTCATAGTCAAACCGTTTGCGTTGCTTCATTCTGTGTCACAGTTGCATCCATTATGGTTATGCTGTTGCTGTGGTTGTATTGCTTGTTTTCGGGTTGATCTTACACCTACTTGTCAATTGCTCAGTCTTGGAACAACTTCAATATATGAGGCAAATGTATTGCCATGGATTTGGTTTATTATTCCAGTTTTAGCTCCAGAGTATGGTAATTTCTAGCAGGGAGGCCAGCTGGTTTATCAGCATAGCTGTAATTCTCTTGCTTCTGCTAAACAAATGTCTCATAGACATCAGGCCTAAATTCAGGACTTGCAGTTCTACTAAGCTCGAGTACTGCCAACATCTGTCACTGTGACAGTGCAGCAGGTTATGAAAAGTATTTTGcgtaatattttattaacattcACGGGGGCGAAACCTAAACTGTGCAGCAGATGAAATCAGGCTTACCATATATTATAGCTTGAAATGGAATGTGCTGTTCCCGTTTGCAGGGAACTACGTGTCCCTCTGACAAATTCGTGGCTGAGGAGGGACTTGGCTCTTGGTGTGCTTGGTATGTGAATCGTCAGCGTTCACAGAAGCTTAGGAAAGACGTAGCTCATGGTTGCAGCAGGGTTAGTGCAGGAACATCTCCTGTCCAGAGAGTTAGGTGAAATCCAGTGCAGCGTAGAGCTGGAATTGGAGGCTCTGTTTGTGTCACTTTCTTGCTGACACTGACTCGTTCAGAGCTGTGGGTGATATTGGTCCAGAGGGCACCCAGGCACTGAGAGCAGGgcggcaggaggaggctgcaaGTCCTGGCTATTCACAAAATTTGTGTGTAGGTCTTGGGCTGCGCGGGACAGAACACTCCTTTCCTCACTAATACTAGCTTCTCACACTGTGAGAACAAAACGCTTAAGCATACAAATGCCCAAAGcccactaattttttttttttaaaagtacacatGGACAGTGCCATGCTGAGCTGTCCTGCACAGGGCTGTGTCTCTGGTTGTGGTAGAGCCCAGGCCGTGCTAACCTTTGTGGGGTTTCTTGCAGTGTTCAGATTGGGCAACATGGTACACGCCTTGGTAGCAGCCAGAAGAACTACACAGCTGCCAGATGTGGTTCCTCGCTTCTGCCTTACAGCCTCCAACCTGACCCGTGCCCTCTACTTTGTCTGTGATGCGGTCCTGTGGTTGAAGAGCGTTGGGCTCCAACCTGACATCGATAAGCCGAAGTGGCGGAATTGGGCTACCAAGTGTTACTACTTTTCAATCCTGATGAATCTAGCCAGGGATTGGTATGAGATCTCCTGGAGACTGGAACAAGctgtacaggaagaaaagacaaaggagAATTTCTTCTGGGACAAACACAATCAGGAACTAAACTCTGTGAAATGTGACGGTTTGCACggtttcctcctcctgctgtgtCAGATACTGAAAAGACATCCTCCTTTGCTGCTGGACTTGGTGAAGAATCTCTGTGATCTCTCAGGTCCTTTGGATACGCTAGGGATCTACAAGACCAACCCAGGAGTGATTGGTTTCTGTGgtgtcctctcctccctggtGGGGATCCTCACATTAGCGAGACCACATCTGAAGCTGAAACAATGACATAAAAGGAGCTGCATAGTATGCAGTGAGCCAACAGCCCGGATCCTCTGATAGGTTTTTATCCTCCACATGGCACTTCCAAAATGAACATGTCTCACGGTAACCTCAAGGTTAATTTTGTCCTCTGAATAAGTGTATTAtttcacaaacagaaacagGACTTGGAACATGGCTGCTAGATAAGGAAATACTGATGTTCCTATATTTTAATACAGCGTTGTGAAATAGCTGCAGAGACACCTGTAATAGGTATATGACTCATAACGGATCGTGTTTACACTGGAAAGCTGGAATTCACCCATCAAATGTTCCTACAGTCAGATTTTCTATAGCGGGCTCAGGCAAGTTAGGAGCTGTGGTTAAAATGGCCAGAAGTCAAGTACAAGGGTTCTGATGGGTTTGGGTTGATGGATCCTGTTATCTGTAGGCAGTGGTTTGAAGGCAGTGTGATGGTAACTGGAGAGTGGTATGGTCTGACCTTCCCATGATCTCTGTAACATGCGCTGGTGACGCTGGATCTGGAGTCTAGTCAGTGCCAACTTGTGTCCCAGGAAATcagcactttcttcttttcctttaataatgTGAGCCAAGGACCATTGGTCACCGAGTCTGACTTCTCCAGCAGGTCATGGCTGAGGGTTTGGTGAAGGACAGTATGGGGGAGAAGCTTGTCAGAGTGCTGAGCTAGGTTTCCAAAACTGTGAATCCGGAACCACTCACACTAAATTTCCCATTACGCACATACCTTAACTCCCAAACCCCTGTCTGTGATTCCAAGTGCAACTATTTTCTGTTAATCATATTGTGATAAGGAGcttgttttgctattttaattttatgtgaaaaattCTAGTATAATAAGGAGCTTTGGAACATGCAGTTAAGGAGAGAAGCCTGGCTCAGAGCTCTTGAGTCAGAAAAGCTGCAAGGGTGTGTTTCTAGTTGTGCAAGCTCCCGGAGGGAAGGGAATGGAGTTGGTCGTGATACTATCGGAATCCTCTGTGAGAAGAAAAGCCAGTTACTGGATTTGGGCATTCATGGTTTAGATTTTCCTATCTGATCCTCCCTATCCTCCCCTCTCATGACTGCAAGATGTCTTGTGTGTTCCCTCCCTGGTTGAATGGGTTCTACCATTTGAAAATGCCTTACGTTTGCCCTGCAACTGCATTACTGCCCATTATTCCCACCTGACTGGGAATGATTGCCTGGCAGTGTCATCCAGGTTAAAGGAGAAAAGCTGTGGCCAGCTGTCTAACATGGCATGCAGTCTTTGTTGCTGCCAACTTTGCAGAGTACCAGTTCTGACACCATCTGAGAAAAATCTGCACATTATATAGGAGataaaaattatcatttttcttcatcagaGTTAGGCCTGTGTGTTCTGCTACTTTCTGGTGCAGGGACTCCTTGTTTAATCTGTCAGGAGATGTGAGCAGAGACTACTTTAACCTGGACCAAGGTACTCTCTTACTATTTCTGATGctgtctgaaaacagaaattaaaaggtgCTGGTCTCCTTTATTAAAAGGCAAAGGCTGTGGAATTGAGTAGGCATGGTAAGGCAGCGCCCCAGTTTACCTTAAGTCATTGTGGTGGGGCCTGGAATTACTTCCAGTTTGAATCTGAAGCGTCAGCCTGCCAATGAAGGGTCTGAAAAAAGAGGTTGCTGGGCAGCATAATTAAGCGTGTACTAAGACCAAATGTGgcctgcagcagctcttcttTTTGATATGGAAATGAATACCATTAAAAGTAGAGTGTACTGGCAGTTCAGACCATAATGGAGCGTTATGTATGGGACATGTTGTCTTCAAGGgcttcctctcctttttaacagtggattttttttgtttgtttctttactcCATTTGCCTTTGAGCTCTGGCAGTGTGGAGCCCACCCCTCCCCTGGTCAGGTTTGATCATTATCCCGGTGTGTAGCAGCCCCTgtaaggaaggaagaggagtcTTGATGATCTGGCAGCAGAGGTTTGGCCACCTTTGTCTACAGATTTTCATCttgcaaaaaaatgcattttgaattcCTCTCAGGGGAGCTCTGGGATACAAAATACTTCTTTCACTGGTTTGCaaactgatttctctttttgcctTGTACTTCGTAGGTAAAGGGAAATGGATTAATACAGTGATGTGGCCCCTGGCCAGCCGCACCTCCCTGTGCCCCATGGAGAGAGAgggatgtttttttcccttgtgccaGGCAAACACTCTGTGAAGCCGTGAGCCAGGCTTTGGTGTTTCTCCTGTAGGAGCTGGCGTGGATTAGCAAGTACAGACTTAGCCTGGGAGATGGGGCAGTGAATTTTCAGCCTGTCTCAGCCTTACCTGTCCCATTCTACGTGACGTGGGTTGGAGCATACAGGAGTAACTCTCTTTACTGGATGTTAAGCACTAATATTTGCCTTCTGCAGATGGAGGCTAGCAATTTAATGTACCTTAACATAATGTGACTGAAGCCATAGAATCATGACAAATGGAGAAAATCCTtttagtgccttttttttttgtatctgtttCTAATACAGCAGTTGGAATAAGGACAGCTGTTCGAACACAAGCAATAAACTGAGATGGGTGTGATACcgtgtctgtgtgtgtaactTAGAAGGTGGGGAAAAGAGATGCTGAAGGAGGAATCCTTCCCTCCCGTCTCTGAATTCTGTGACGGATGATACTGTTAAGGAGACATTGCCTGTAGTTGTGCTTGGGTTATGGAGCTTTCCTTTTGCAGTAGCAAGGAGGCAGCCAGATTCGTCAGACTCATTCACAATCCCCATTTCTGTTGCAAAAACAGGAAGAAGTAACTATGCGAGTACGAGGTAAAACTGCATATATGACATGCCCTGAAACAAAGTGGTATTCTGAGAATTGCCATCAATTGCCCTTGAGAACCAGCGGTGAGAGCTGGAGCCTTCTGCCCAGCGTAGGCCCAGCGACGGTGAAAGGAACGGGTGTGCCTGCATTTTAGGATCTTATAAACAGCCTTTCATCTGGATGGGTCTTAGTGTTGTAGGGCAAATCACTGCAGCTGCTTGACAACAAATTCCTGTTCAGGGTAGGGAGTGAAGGGTAACATCTCCAGCTGAGATGGGGGGGATGGAGCCAGGATAACCATTAAAACTGAACTTACTGTTAGCTCCTGTCCCCTGCAGTAAGATCCTTGTGAACTTGGAAGCTCCAAAGTGTCAGTTCCTGAACAGCGCATAAAGCATTGCATTCAGCAATGATCTAGCAAGAGTTTCCTTCTGAATTACGGGTCTCATACACATTTCGTAATGGAAACAGTTAACAGGAGGGTGGGCTGTGTGAGATGTGCAAAGTAATCTTCTACTTTGCTTACAGACAAAGCCTTCCTAATGTTAATACCGTACTTGGTGTGATATTTGAAGAAATGCGTGAGCCATTCGGGATTCCCAGGTGAGCGGCAAGAACAAGCAAAGGTTTAAAAACCAACATCTCCAGGGAGGGACTAAATGAACTGGTTCTGGAGAGGAAAGGTGATTGGGGGAGCGTGTGAGAAGTCTTCACGTGTCTAACAGGTTGACTGCTAAGAAGGCAATAAATCAGTCTCTAAATCCATCCAGGAGGTAACACCCTTACATTGCAGCAAAGGAGATTTAAGTCGCACAGGTGACTTTTTTTGAActgtaagtaaaataaaagactAAATGGATTGCCCAGGAAGGTAGTCCTTGAAAAGAAACTGGACAGACATCTGCCAGCAGTGGTTTAGGGGGTACTGATCCTGCCATAGCACATGGGAATAAATTAGTTACCTCTCCAGCCCCTCCCAGATCTAAGTGTAAAGATGCCTTGAAGGTCTCTGGCGATCTGGCTTATCCCCTCACTGTGGTATGTTAATGGCTGTGGAGCAGACTGCGGAGGCAAGGGTGTAAAACTCTGCTTGCCTGCACCCAGCTGATCCGGTGAGCTCTAAACGTCG is part of the Nyctibius grandis isolate bNycGra1 chromosome 11, bNycGra1.pri, whole genome shotgun sequence genome and encodes:
- the WDR93 gene encoding LOW QUALITY PROTEIN: WD repeat-containing protein 93 (The sequence of the model RefSeq protein was modified relative to this genomic sequence to represent the inferred CDS: deleted 1 base in 1 codon; substituted 2 bases at 2 genomic stop codons), with the translated sequence MAVYNQKHSLEIPAPSEKDWLKDDEEDFVLQDPNQMCDALPQPFRMIHKLVMQVFENAMEIIERREMLXEAQKLKVQPTSCFPTAEFQVQTPHSRGANCLAVSGNYIFVSLSVGLAAFKVSDCKEVCAWDAVKTEFCAIRASDLGNECHVLLAVDETGLVWLFCFHKENFLLIKILNEKDISKRSPCVEVVLSPGGDYAGVLLQDSTKAWLEIYXLPKDSWLKEMEKSPGAAAGLACRERRSNVPAGVSVHWDGSHNLCLYLLNCPLKEIMGKVLLLPDRQQSLLGLREQLPEYWSRLQAQATAMDKERENVKGQKKP
- the PEX11A gene encoding peroxisomal membrane protein 11A; the encoded protein is MEGFVDFTNRSQGRDQIFRATQYTCMLLSYLIKHKADKEKLVMKLKQLESSMSSGRKMFRLGNMVHALVAARRTTQLPDVVPRFCLTASNLTRALYFVCDAVLWLKSVGLQPDIDKPKWRNWATKCYYFSILMNLARDWYEISWRLEQAVQEEKTKENFFWDKHNQELNSVKCDGLHGFLLLLCQILKRHPPLLLDLVKNLCDLSGPLDTLGIYKTNPGVIGFCGVLSSLVGILTLARPHLKLKQ